A genomic stretch from Coturnix japonica isolate 7356 unplaced genomic scaffold, Coturnix japonica 2.1 chrUnrandom339, whole genome shotgun sequence includes:
- the ZNF740 gene encoding zinc finger protein 740 isoform X1: MSAKWRASLLACEGLSGVCLVPTVASKKMMPKQSSKQAEGRERGSSPDVLALRQDGEKSRSRKEEETAEASQPKKSIKKVVVIKQNCSFQLRIHKNFICEQCCGAFRSSYHLKRHILIHTGKGSPRVILGGVGAPQNDPLCSGGSSTAPAAWGHPRSSAAVRDTLKYLRGAGSTQKYPQW, encoded by the exons ATGTCGGCGAAGTGGAGG GCGAGCCTGCTGGCATGCGAGGGGCTCTCCGGTGTCTGCCTAGTGCCCACGGTGGCCAGCAAGAAGATGATGCCGAAGCAGAGCTCGAAGCAGGCGGAGGGCAGGGAGCGGGGCAGCAGCCCTGATGTGCTG GCACTGCGTCAGGATGGGGAGAAATCCCGCAGCCGAAAGGAGGAGGAGACGGCGGAGGCGTCACAGCCCAAAAAGTCCATTAAAAAG GTGGTGGTGATCAAGCAGAactgctccttccagctgaGGATCCACAAGAACTTCATCTGTGAGCAGTGCTGCGGGGCGTTCCGCAGCAGTTACCACCTCAAGAGGCACATCCTCATCCACACCGGTAAGGGGAGCCCCCGGGTCATCCTCGGTGGGGTGGGGGCACCCCAAAATGATCCCCTATGCTCGgggggcagcagcacagcacctgctgctTGGGGGCACCCCAGGTCATCTGCAGCAGTGAGGGACACCCTGAAATATCTgagaggagcagggagcacCCAAAAGTACCCCCAGTGGTGA
- the CSAD gene encoding cysteine sulfinic acid decarboxylase isoform X3 — MIPEELELEIERVKSEGAVPFFVSATCGTTVLGAFDPLGPVADVCQRHGLWLHVDAAWGGSALLSRKHRQLLAGIERADSVAWNPHKMLTVGLQCSAFLLRDDSGLLQRCHGAGATYLFQPDKFYDVTLDTGDKTVQCGRRVDCLKLWLLWKAVGTEGLEQRVDRAFACTRYLAAEVKRRPGFQLVLEPEFLNLCFWFVPPSLRGQQGRADFEQLLGKVAPAIKERMMKEGSMMVGYQPHGTKPNFFRQIVTSPAVTRADLDFFLDEIERLGHDL, encoded by the exons ATGATCCCcgaggagctggagctggagatCGAGAGGGTGAAAAGTGAG GGTGCTGTGCCATTCTTTGTCAGTGCCACCTGTGGCACCACCGTGCTGGGCGCCTTTGACCCACTGGGCCCGGTGGCGGACGTGTGCCAGCGTCACGGCCTCTGGCTGCATGTGGAT gctgcctggggtgGGAGTGCTCTGCTTTCCAGGAAGCATCGGCAACTCCTCGCCGGCATCGAGAG GGCTGACTCGGTGGCCTGGAACCCTCACAAGATGCTGACggtggggctgcagtgctcgGCCTTCCTGCTCCGAGATGACTCT gggctgctgcagcGATGCCACGGGGCGGGTGCCACGTACCTCTTCCAGCCTGACAAGTTCTACGATGTGACCTTGGACACCGGGGACAAGACGGTGCAGTGCGGCCGCCGTGTCGACTGCCTCAAGCTCTGGCTGCTCTGGAAGGCGGTGGGGACCGAAGGGCTGGAGCAGCGTGTGGACAGAGCCTTCGCCTGCACCCG CTACTTGGCTGCCGAGGTGAAGAGACGGCCCGGCTTCCAGCTGGTGCTGGAG CCCGAATTCCTCAACCTCTGCTTCTGGTTTGTGCCCCCCAGCCTGCGGGGCCAACAGGGCCGTGCTGATTTCGAGCAGCTTTTGGGGAAG GTGGCCCCTGCAATCAAGGAGAGGATGATGAAGGAGGGCTCCATGATGGTGGGCTACCAGCCCCACGGCACCAAGCCCAACTTCTTCCGGCAGATTGTCACCAGCCCCGCTGTCACCAGGGCTGACCTTGACTTCTTCCTGGATGAGATTGAGCGGCTCGGACATGACCTGTAG
- the ZNF740 gene encoding zinc finger protein 740 isoform X4, with protein MSAKWRASLLACEGLSGVCLVPTVASKKMMPKQSSKQAEGRERGSSPDVLAKALRQDGEKSRSRKEEETAEASQPKKSIKKVVVIKQNCSFQLRIHKNFICEQCCGAFRSSYHLKRHILIHTGKGSPRVILGGVGAPQNDPLCSGGSSTAPAAWGHPRSSAAVRDTLKYLRGAGSTQKYPQW; from the exons ATGTCGGCGAAGTGGAGG GCGAGCCTGCTGGCATGCGAGGGGCTCTCCGGTGTCTGCCTAGTGCCCACGGTGGCCAGCAAGAAGATGATGCCGAAGCAGAGCTCGAAGCAGGCGGAGGGCAGGGAGCGGGGCAGCAGCCCTGATGTGCTG GCCAAGGCACTGCGTCAGGATGGGGAGAAATCCCGCAGCCGAAAGGAGGAGGAGACGGCGGAGGCGTCACAGCCCAAAAAGTCCATTAAAAAG GTGGTGGTGATCAAGCAGAactgctccttccagctgaGGATCCACAAGAACTTCATCTGTGAGCAGTGCTGCGGGGCGTTCCGCAGCAGTTACCACCTCAAGAGGCACATCCTCATCCACACCGGTAAGGGGAGCCCCCGGGTCATCCTCGGTGGGGTGGGGGCACCCCAAAATGATCCCCTATGCTCGgggggcagcagcacagcacctgctgctTGGGGGCACCCCAGGTCATCTGCAGCAGTGAGGGACACCCTGAAATATCTgagaggagcagggagcacCCAAAAGTACCCCCAGTGGTGA
- the ZNF740 gene encoding zinc finger protein 740 isoform X2 encodes MAQASLLACEGLSGVCLVPTVASKKMMPKQSSKQAEGRERGSSPDVLAKALRQDGEKSRSRKEEETAEASQPKKSIKKVVVIKQNCSFQLRIHKNFICEQCCGAFRSSYHLKRHILIHTGKGSPRVILGGVGAPQNDPLCSGGSSTAPAAWGHPRSSAAVRDTLKYLRGAGSTQKYPQW; translated from the exons ATGGCTCAG GCGAGCCTGCTGGCATGCGAGGGGCTCTCCGGTGTCTGCCTAGTGCCCACGGTGGCCAGCAAGAAGATGATGCCGAAGCAGAGCTCGAAGCAGGCGGAGGGCAGGGAGCGGGGCAGCAGCCCTGATGTGCTG GCCAAGGCACTGCGTCAGGATGGGGAGAAATCCCGCAGCCGAAAGGAGGAGGAGACGGCGGAGGCGTCACAGCCCAAAAAGTCCATTAAAAAG GTGGTGGTGATCAAGCAGAactgctccttccagctgaGGATCCACAAGAACTTCATCTGTGAGCAGTGCTGCGGGGCGTTCCGCAGCAGTTACCACCTCAAGAGGCACATCCTCATCCACACCGGTAAGGGGAGCCCCCGGGTCATCCTCGGTGGGGTGGGGGCACCCCAAAATGATCCCCTATGCTCGgggggcagcagcacagcacctgctgctTGGGGGCACCCCAGGTCATCTGCAGCAGTGAGGGACACCCTGAAATATCTgagaggagcagggagcacCCAAAAGTACCCCCAGTGGTGA
- the CSAD gene encoding cysteine sulfinic acid decarboxylase isoform X1: MERWGDLERPAMDRAAGEQFLSAAFQVLLEEAVRKGTDVAQKVCEWKEPHELRELLDLELRSRGEPESRLLERCRDVIRYSVKTCHPRFFNQLFSGLDHHALVGRLLTETLNTSQYTYEIAPVFVLMEEVVLAKLRELVGWKSGDGIFCPGGSISNMYAMNVARFQRFPESRQLGSRALPRLVLFASEECHYSIQKGAAFLGIGTDNVVLVRADERGKMIPEELELEIERVKSEGAVPFFVSATCGTTVLGAFDPLGPVADVCQRHGLWLHVDAAWGGSALLSRKHRQLLAGIERADSVAWNPHKMLTVGLQCSAFLLRDDSGLLQRCHGAGATYLFQPDKFYDVTLDTGDKTVQCGRRVDCLKLWLLWKAVGTEGLEQRVDRAFACTRYLAAEVKRRPGFQLVLEPEFLNLCFWFVPPSLRGQQGRADFEQLLGKVAPAIKERMMKEGSMMVGYQPHGTKPNFFRQIVTSPAVTRADLDFFLDEIERLGHDL; this comes from the exons ATGGAGCGGTGGGGCGACCTGGAGCGGCCGGCGATGGACAGAGCGGCCGGGGAGCAGTTCCTGAGTGCGGCAttccaggtgctgctggaggaggcgGTCAGGAAGGGCACGGACGTGGCTCAGAAG GTCTGCGAGTGGAAGGAGCCCCACGAGCTGCGGGAGCTGCTGGACCTGGAGCTGCGGAGCCGCGGGGAACCCGAGAGCCGCCTGCTGGAGCGCTGCCGGGATGTCATCCGCTACAGCGTCAAGACCT GCCACCCCCGCTTCTTCAACCAGCTCTTCTCGGGCCTGGACCACCACGCGCTGGTGGGACGCCTGCTCACCGAGACCCTCAACACCAGCCA GTACACCTATGAGATCGCCCCGGTGTTTGTGCTGATGGAGGAGGTGGTGCTGGCCAAGCTGCGCGAGCTGGTGGGCTGGAAGAGTGGTGATGGCATCTTCTGCCCTg GGGGCTCCATCTCCAACATGTACGCCATGAACGTGGCCCGCTTCCAGCGCTTCCCTGAGAGCCGTCAGCTGGGCAGCCGGGCGCTGCCACGCCTGGTGCTCTTTGCCTCAGAGGAG TGCCACTACTCCATCCAGAAAGGAGCCGCCTTCCTGGGCATCGGCACCGACAACGTCGTCCTGGTGCGTGCAGATGAGAG GGGGAAGATGATCCCcgaggagctggagctggagatCGAGAGGGTGAAAAGTGAG GGTGCTGTGCCATTCTTTGTCAGTGCCACCTGTGGCACCACCGTGCTGGGCGCCTTTGACCCACTGGGCCCGGTGGCGGACGTGTGCCAGCGTCACGGCCTCTGGCTGCATGTGGAT gctgcctggggtgGGAGTGCTCTGCTTTCCAGGAAGCATCGGCAACTCCTCGCCGGCATCGAGAG GGCTGACTCGGTGGCCTGGAACCCTCACAAGATGCTGACggtggggctgcagtgctcgGCCTTCCTGCTCCGAGATGACTCT gggctgctgcagcGATGCCACGGGGCGGGTGCCACGTACCTCTTCCAGCCTGACAAGTTCTACGATGTGACCTTGGACACCGGGGACAAGACGGTGCAGTGCGGCCGCCGTGTCGACTGCCTCAAGCTCTGGCTGCTCTGGAAGGCGGTGGGGACCGAAGGGCTGGAGCAGCGTGTGGACAGAGCCTTCGCCTGCACCCG CTACTTGGCTGCCGAGGTGAAGAGACGGCCCGGCTTCCAGCTGGTGCTGGAG CCCGAATTCCTCAACCTCTGCTTCTGGTTTGTGCCCCCCAGCCTGCGGGGCCAACAGGGCCGTGCTGATTTCGAGCAGCTTTTGGGGAAG GTGGCCCCTGCAATCAAGGAGAGGATGATGAAGGAGGGCTCCATGATGGTGGGCTACCAGCCCCACGGCACCAAGCCCAACTTCTTCCGGCAGATTGTCACCAGCCCCGCTGTCACCAGGGCTGACCTTGACTTCTTCCTGGATGAGATTGAGCGGCTCGGACATGACCTGTAG
- the CSAD gene encoding cysteine sulfinic acid decarboxylase isoform X2 — MERWGDLERPAMDRAAGEQFLSAAFQVLLEEAVRKGTDVAQKVCEWKEPHELRELLDLELRSRGEPESRLLERCRDVIRYSVKTCHPRFFNQLFSGLDHHALVGRLLTETLNTSQYTYEIAPVFVLMEEVVLAKLRELVGWKSGDGIFCPGGSISNMYAMNVARFQRFPESRQLGSRALPRLVLFASEECHYSIQKGAAFLGIGTDNVVLVRADERGKMIPEELELEIERVKSEGAVPFFVSATCGTTVLGAFDPLGPVADVCQRHGLWLHVDAAWGGSALLSRKHRQLLAGIERADSVAWNPHKMLTVGLQCSAFLLRDDSSLRSYRNPLGTLQNSIGTSWGALRPLRTRCNFLGPSLTFPEYHQDPLGTPTATHQSPSRPQWDPPGTPWHSLKALRTQLGTPGTLQFPLGTFQCPNRTHTEPLGPQISSRIPCHSLHSTRTPLGTPCIHLSPCWDP, encoded by the exons ATGGAGCGGTGGGGCGACCTGGAGCGGCCGGCGATGGACAGAGCGGCCGGGGAGCAGTTCCTGAGTGCGGCAttccaggtgctgctggaggaggcgGTCAGGAAGGGCACGGACGTGGCTCAGAAG GTCTGCGAGTGGAAGGAGCCCCACGAGCTGCGGGAGCTGCTGGACCTGGAGCTGCGGAGCCGCGGGGAACCCGAGAGCCGCCTGCTGGAGCGCTGCCGGGATGTCATCCGCTACAGCGTCAAGACCT GCCACCCCCGCTTCTTCAACCAGCTCTTCTCGGGCCTGGACCACCACGCGCTGGTGGGACGCCTGCTCACCGAGACCCTCAACACCAGCCA GTACACCTATGAGATCGCCCCGGTGTTTGTGCTGATGGAGGAGGTGGTGCTGGCCAAGCTGCGCGAGCTGGTGGGCTGGAAGAGTGGTGATGGCATCTTCTGCCCTg GGGGCTCCATCTCCAACATGTACGCCATGAACGTGGCCCGCTTCCAGCGCTTCCCTGAGAGCCGTCAGCTGGGCAGCCGGGCGCTGCCACGCCTGGTGCTCTTTGCCTCAGAGGAG TGCCACTACTCCATCCAGAAAGGAGCCGCCTTCCTGGGCATCGGCACCGACAACGTCGTCCTGGTGCGTGCAGATGAGAG GGGGAAGATGATCCCcgaggagctggagctggagatCGAGAGGGTGAAAAGTGAG GGTGCTGTGCCATTCTTTGTCAGTGCCACCTGTGGCACCACCGTGCTGGGCGCCTTTGACCCACTGGGCCCGGTGGCGGACGTGTGCCAGCGTCACGGCCTCTGGCTGCATGTGGAT gctgcctggggtgGGAGTGCTCTGCTTTCCAGGAAGCATCGGCAACTCCTCGCCGGCATCGAGAG GGCTGACTCGGTGGCCTGGAACCCTCACAAGATGCTGACggtggggctgcagtgctcgGCCTTCCTGCTCCGAGATGACTCT TCCCTTAGATCCTACAGAAACCCCCTTGGAACCCTCCAGAACTCAATAGGAACTTCTTGGGGTGCCCTGAGACCCCTCAGAACTCGCTGTAACTTCCTGGGGCCATCTCTGACCTTCCCAGAATACCACCAGGATCCCCTTGGGACCCCAACAGCAACTCATCAGAGCCCCTctagaccccaatgggacccccctGGGACACCCTGGCACTCCTTGAAGGCCCTCAGAACCCAACTGGGAACCCCTGGAACTCTCCAGTTCCCCCTCGGAACCTTCCAGTGCCCCAACAGGACCCACACAGAACCCCTAGGACCCCAGATATCCTCCAGGATCCCCTGTCACTCCCTGCACTCCACTCGGACCCCCCTGGGAACCCCTTGCATCCATCTGAGCCCCTGCTGGGACCCCTGA
- the ZNF740 gene encoding zinc finger protein 740 isoform X3 translates to MSAKWRASLLACEGLSGVCLVPTVASKKMMPKQSSKQAEGRERGSSPDVLALRQDGEKSRSRKEEETAEASQPKKSIKKLRIHKNFICEQCCGAFRSSYHLKRHILIHTGKGSPRVILGGVGAPQNDPLCSGGSSTAPAAWGHPRSSAAVRDTLKYLRGAGSTQKYPQW, encoded by the exons ATGTCGGCGAAGTGGAGG GCGAGCCTGCTGGCATGCGAGGGGCTCTCCGGTGTCTGCCTAGTGCCCACGGTGGCCAGCAAGAAGATGATGCCGAAGCAGAGCTCGAAGCAGGCGGAGGGCAGGGAGCGGGGCAGCAGCCCTGATGTGCTG GCACTGCGTCAGGATGGGGAGAAATCCCGCAGCCGAAAGGAGGAGGAGACGGCGGAGGCGTCACAGCCCAAAAAGTCCATTAAAAAG ctgaGGATCCACAAGAACTTCATCTGTGAGCAGTGCTGCGGGGCGTTCCGCAGCAGTTACCACCTCAAGAGGCACATCCTCATCCACACCGGTAAGGGGAGCCCCCGGGTCATCCTCGGTGGGGTGGGGGCACCCCAAAATGATCCCCTATGCTCGgggggcagcagcacagcacctgctgctTGGGGGCACCCCAGGTCATCTGCAGCAGTGAGGGACACCCTGAAATATCTgagaggagcagggagcacCCAAAAGTACCCCCAGTGGTGA